The following are encoded together in the Actinoplanes sp. N902-109 genome:
- a CDS encoding ABC transporter permease, with translation MVGDRSRVAVTIASGETARAGRRQAFVSMQGVLETTPAVFVRRLDRGGYLTRSDGSTARRVAVLGAGVAARPATPPGTPPRGCSATGSRSAGRSPSAGCGSASSAPSNRSARASASTATTPSAPAPPRQRRRRPPRDIGVQFLLEATLLTTLGGVLGMALGVGAALLVDRLSPVPAAVTWWSLTLAFGVPAAVGMIFVVIPAQRADRLHPVVALRTE, from the coding sequence GTGGTCGGCGATCGCAGCCGGGTCGCAGTCACCATCGCCTCCGGCGAGACCGCCCGCGCGGGCCGCCGCCAGGCCTTTGTCAGCATGCAGGGCGTCCTGGAGACCACGCCCGCCGTCTTCGTCCGCCGGCTCGACCGCGGCGGCTACCTGACCCGCTCCGACGGCAGCACCGCCCGCCGGGTCGCGGTGCTCGGCGCCGGGGTGGCCGCGCGGCCGGCAACGCCTCCCGGAACGCCGCCGCGCGGCTGTTCGGCGACCGGGTCCCGATCGGCCGGCAGATCACCATCGGCGGGGTGCGGTTCCGCGTCGTCGGCACCGTCGAACCGCTCGGCCAGAGCCTCGGCGTCGACCGCGACAACGCCGTCGGCGCCCGCCCCCCCGCGACAACGCCGTCGGCGCCCGCCCCGCGACATCGGCGTCCAGTTCCTGCTCGAAGCGACGCTGCTGACCACGCTCGGGGGCGTCCTCGGGATGGCCCTCGGTGTCGGCGCCGCCCTGCTCGTCGACCGGCTGTCCCCGGTTCCGGCCGCCGTGACCTGGTGGTCGCTGACCCTGGCGTTCGGCGTCCCGGCCGCGGTGGGGATGATCTTCGTTGTGATTCCCGCTCAACGCGCCGACCGGCTGCACCCCGTCGTGGCGCTCCGCACCGAATGA
- a CDS encoding DMT family transporter codes for MTAPAQPPGRGVPAPLMVLGSISSVQVGSAVARHLFDGLGAAGVTLWRLALAAVVMTLVFRPAVRTWSSRAWRAAILLGVTMGSMNLLFYLALRTVPLGVGVTVEFLGPLLLTLVQTRRLADLLWALLAAGGVALLGLGSGFTAPVGGLLLAFAAGLCWAGYILASAHLGTLVPGTGGLAVALAVGAVLVLPFGAGGAAAALHHPILLPGVAAVALLSSIIPYGLEINALRHLSTRVFGILMSLEPGAAAIAGLLVLGQRLGLRELVALVLVSAASLGATLVRRR; via the coding sequence ATGACCGCCCCCGCCCAGCCGCCCGGCCGCGGTGTCCCGGCCCCCCTGATGGTGCTCGGCTCGATCTCATCCGTGCAGGTCGGCAGCGCTGTCGCCCGGCACTTGTTCGACGGCCTCGGCGCGGCCGGGGTGACCCTGTGGCGGCTCGCCCTGGCCGCCGTCGTCATGACGCTCGTGTTCCGCCCCGCCGTCCGTACCTGGAGCAGCCGGGCCTGGCGGGCGGCGATCCTGCTCGGCGTGACCATGGGCAGCATGAACCTGCTGTTCTACCTGGCGCTGCGCACCGTGCCGCTGGGCGTCGGGGTCACCGTCGAGTTCCTCGGCCCGCTGCTGCTCACGCTGGTGCAGACCCGGCGGCTGGCCGACCTGCTGTGGGCGCTGCTCGCCGCCGGGGGAGTGGCGCTGCTCGGCCTGGGCTCCGGGTTCACCGCTCCGGTGGGCGGGCTGCTGCTCGCCTTCGCCGCGGGCCTGTGCTGGGCGGGCTACATCCTGGCCAGCGCCCACCTCGGCACCCTGGTGCCCGGCACCGGCGGGCTGGCGGTGGCGCTCGCGGTGGGTGCGGTGCTGGTGCTGCCGTTCGGCGCCGGCGGTGCTGCCGCCGCGTTGCATCACCCGATCCTGCTGCCCGGCGTCGCGGCGGTCGCGCTGCTCTCCTCGATCATCCCGTACGGGTTGGAGATCAACGCCCTGCGCCACCTGTCGACCCGGGTCTTCGGGATCCTGATGAGCCTGGAACCCGGGGCGGCTGCGATCGCCGGTCTGCTCGTGCTCGGCCAGCGCCTCGGGCTTCGCGAACTGGTCGCGCTGGTGCTGGTGAGCGCGGCCAGCCTGGGCGCCACCCTGGTGCGCCGCCGGTAA
- a CDS encoding pirin family protein, with product MSTELLEGAPVALGGPRGMEVTRTLPSKHRRMVGAWCFLDAYGPHDVTEGPGMRVGPHPHIGLQTVTWLLQGEVLHRDSLGSLREIRPGQLNIMTAGSGISHSEETPAGHTAVLQGVQLWVALPEPARHLAPAFAHHPELPVVTDGGLTTTVLVGTLAGATSPATCHTPLVGAQIALAPGTDQSLPVRPEFEYAALVLDGAATVAGTPLKPGPLLYLGTGRSHLPLTADDATRILLLGGEPFDEEIVMWWNFVARSHEEVAAARAAWEAAATGGGEGEFGEVHGYAGPRIPAPPMPITKLVPRGRVRPA from the coding sequence ATGAGCACTGAGCTTCTCGAGGGCGCACCCGTCGCGCTGGGCGGTCCGCGCGGCATGGAGGTCACCCGCACCCTGCCCAGCAAGCACCGTCGCATGGTGGGCGCCTGGTGCTTCCTCGACGCCTACGGCCCGCACGACGTCACCGAGGGGCCGGGCATGCGCGTCGGCCCGCACCCGCACATCGGCCTGCAGACCGTGACCTGGCTGCTGCAGGGCGAGGTGCTGCACCGCGACAGCCTCGGCAGCCTGCGCGAGATCCGCCCCGGCCAGCTCAACATCATGACCGCCGGCAGCGGCATCTCGCACTCCGAGGAGACCCCCGCCGGGCACACCGCCGTCCTGCAGGGCGTCCAGCTGTGGGTCGCGCTGCCCGAGCCGGCCCGGCACCTCGCACCGGCGTTCGCCCACCACCCCGAGCTCCCGGTGGTCACCGACGGCGGTCTGACCACGACCGTCCTGGTCGGCACGCTCGCCGGTGCGACCTCGCCCGCGACCTGCCACACCCCGCTGGTGGGCGCGCAGATCGCCCTGGCTCCGGGCACCGACCAGTCCCTTCCCGTACGCCCGGAGTTCGAGTACGCAGCCCTCGTCCTCGACGGCGCAGCCACCGTTGCCGGCACCCCGCTCAAACCGGGCCCGCTGCTCTACCTGGGCACCGGCCGCTCGCACCTGCCCCTGACCGCCGACGACGCAACCCGCATCCTCCTCCTCGGCGGCGAACCGTTCGACGAGGAGATCGTCATGTGGTGGAATTTCGTCGCCCGCTCCCACGAGGAGGTCGCCGCCGCCCGCGCAGCCTGGGAAGCAGCGGCCACCGGCGGCGGCGAGGGCGAGTTCGGCGAGGTGCACGGTTACGCCGGCCCCCGCATCCCCGCGCCCCCGATGCCCATCACCAAGCTGGTCCCGCGCGGGCGCGTCCGCCCGGCCTGA
- a CDS encoding pyridoxamine 5'-phosphate oxidase family protein, with product MSGKLDLTAAAVVEFWTERHLTTLTTLRADGSPHVSPVGATIDPAAGLLRVISSRTSAKVRHVLAGDARVAVCQVDGPRWCTIEGKAVIRDDPESVADAERRYAERYRRPRPNPQRVVIEVTITKVLGSASLGAPR from the coding sequence ATGAGTGGCAAGCTCGATCTCACCGCTGCGGCGGTGGTGGAGTTCTGGACCGAGCGGCATCTGACCACGCTCACCACGCTGCGCGCCGACGGGTCACCGCACGTGTCACCGGTGGGGGCCACGATCGACCCGGCCGCGGGGCTGCTGCGGGTCATCTCGTCGCGTACGTCGGCGAAGGTCCGTCATGTCCTTGCCGGCGACGCCCGGGTCGCGGTCTGCCAGGTCGACGGCCCGCGCTGGTGCACGATCGAGGGCAAGGCCGTGATCCGCGACGACCCGGAATCGGTGGCGGACGCCGAGCGGCGCTACGCCGAGCGCTACCGCCGGCCCCGGCCCAACCCGCAGCGCGTGGTCATCGAGGTGACCATCACCAAGGTGCTGGGCTCGGCCAGCCTGGGCGCACCGCGCTGA
- a CDS encoding diguanylate cyclase translates to MFPELRDVHGAARAVAYLTLAGAPYVAVTGVLTPGIGAAGITAVVAVALAMAVTGLICWIRPAAWPRFFWYVIPVLTTALVTTLNLATRDASTGAQLFYLWPVLYTANFLGRRAVYLILAMVFGGHAATVLTVLGAAKGMADWFAMILAMSMTALVVGGLRTRAERLRETLERQANADALTGLANRRSFAGALTRAGDWAARTHGRLALLTVDLDHFKTINDTYGHAAGDRALILVADALRAVAGDTGVAARLGGDEFVLLLRGDTPAASPAAFSASVFPADVLPSTFSVGGPPAAFPAGDSSSAVGVSLPPAGVSLPGAAGDALLRGGTHAVEVAQSLAAIVAADTGLPGGPPTLSIGIAELPGDAGTAEDLVKASDAALYRAKASGRGRIATAPVRLNPWPAPDQVAPDRVAPDRVAQDPRP, encoded by the coding sequence GTGTTCCCTGAGCTGCGTGACGTGCACGGGGCCGCCCGCGCTGTTGCGTACCTCACCCTGGCCGGGGCGCCCTACGTCGCCGTGACCGGCGTGCTCACCCCCGGCATCGGGGCAGCCGGGATCACCGCGGTGGTCGCCGTCGCCCTCGCCATGGCGGTGACCGGCCTGATCTGCTGGATCCGGCCGGCGGCCTGGCCCCGCTTCTTCTGGTACGTGATCCCGGTGCTCACCACTGCCCTGGTCACCACCCTCAACCTGGCCACCCGGGATGCGAGCACCGGCGCCCAGCTGTTCTACCTGTGGCCCGTCCTCTACACGGCGAACTTCCTCGGCCGCCGGGCCGTCTACCTGATCCTGGCCATGGTGTTCGGCGGTCACGCCGCCACGGTGCTCACCGTGCTCGGCGCGGCCAAGGGCATGGCCGACTGGTTCGCCATGATCCTGGCCATGTCGATGACCGCGCTGGTCGTCGGCGGCCTGCGCACCCGCGCCGAACGCCTCCGCGAAACCCTCGAACGGCAGGCCAACGCGGACGCCCTGACCGGGCTGGCCAACCGCCGCTCCTTCGCCGGCGCGCTCACCCGGGCCGGCGACTGGGCCGCCCGTACCCACGGCAGACTCGCCCTGCTCACCGTCGACCTCGACCACTTCAAGACCATCAACGACACGTACGGTCACGCAGCCGGCGACCGCGCCCTGATCCTGGTGGCCGACGCCCTGCGCGCGGTGGCCGGGGACACCGGCGTCGCCGCCCGCCTCGGCGGCGACGAATTCGTCCTGCTGCTCCGCGGCGACACGCCCGCCGCCTCGCCTGCCGCTTTCTCGGCCTCTGTTTTCCCGGCTGACGTGCTGCCTTCCACGTTTTCGGTGGGCGGTCCGCCTGCCGCTTTCCCGGCCGGTGACTCATCTTCCGCGGTCGGCGTCTCGCTTCCCCCGGCCGGCGTCTCGCTTCCCGGGGCTGCCGGTGACGCTCTTCTGCGCGGCGGCACGCATGCCGTCGAGGTGGCGCAGTCGCTGGCCGCGATCGTCGCCGCCGATACGGGCCTGCCCGGCGGGCCGCCCACGCTGAGCATCGGCATCGCGGAACTGCCCGGCGACGCCGGCACGGCCGAGGATCTCGTCAAGGCCTCCGACGCCGCGCTCTACCGGGCCAAGGCATCCGGGCGGGGGCGGATTGCCACGGCGCCCGTACGGCTCAATCCGTGGCCTGCCCCGGATCAGGTTGCGCCGGATCGGGTTGCCCCGGATCGGGTTGCTCAGGATCCGCGGCCTTGA
- a CDS encoding glycoside hydrolase family 43 protein — protein MRTSRRFAGLAVLLLAGALGIAQAVTSAGPADAAQSIRASDPSVLRVGGTYTSVQSVGNGIVVRQASSPDGLGAAATQQVFTDTQGLGELWAPEIHYDGGRYYIYFTMGTGSAHRMYVISSATAAGGYGGATKLNLPDDRWAIDGTMVVFNGQRYFVWSGWAGTTNVEQNLYIARMSSPTTATGTRAIISQPRESWERVVGNPYINEAPEAIQDPNGQLHVTYSANGSWSDQYCIADLRLRAGGDPMYVWDWYKSNGCLFGSNRVTMMAGWDPTLFVNGPGHHTFVLLNGDINTSPPAGSKFPLMFHAVPKGTPYSWANRFWYTGSFMWWAGITYSRANVPGSPTDTGYSIKFFE, from the coding sequence ATGAGAACATCGCGCCGGTTCGCCGGCCTCGCCGTCCTCCTCCTCGCCGGGGCACTCGGCATCGCGCAGGCTGTCACCTCGGCCGGCCCGGCGGACGCGGCCCAGTCCATCCGCGCCTCCGACCCGAGCGTGCTGCGCGTCGGCGGTACGTACACCTCGGTGCAGTCGGTCGGCAACGGCATCGTCGTGCGGCAGGCCTCCTCCCCCGACGGCCTCGGCGCCGCCGCCACCCAGCAGGTCTTCACCGACACCCAGGGCCTCGGCGAGCTCTGGGCCCCGGAGATCCACTACGACGGCGGCCGTTACTACATCTACTTCACGATGGGTACGGGATCAGCCCACCGCATGTACGTGATCAGCTCGGCCACCGCCGCCGGTGGTTACGGCGGGGCGACCAAGCTCAACCTGCCGGACGACCGCTGGGCCATCGACGGCACCATGGTCGTCTTCAACGGTCAGCGCTACTTCGTCTGGTCCGGCTGGGCGGGCACCACCAACGTCGAGCAGAACCTCTACATCGCCAGGATGAGCAGCCCCACCACCGCCACCGGGACCCGGGCGATCATCTCCCAGCCGCGCGAGAGCTGGGAACGGGTGGTCGGCAACCCGTACATCAACGAGGCCCCGGAAGCCATCCAGGACCCGAACGGCCAGCTGCACGTCACGTACTCGGCCAACGGCAGCTGGAGCGACCAGTACTGCATCGCCGACCTGCGCCTGCGCGCCGGCGGGGACCCGATGTACGTCTGGGACTGGTACAAGTCCAACGGCTGCCTGTTCGGCTCCAACCGCGTCACCATGATGGCCGGCTGGGATCCCACGCTGTTCGTCAACGGCCCCGGCCACCACACGTTCGTGCTGCTCAACGGCGACATCAACACCAGCCCACCGGCCGGCTCGAAGTTCCCGCTGATGTTTCACGCGGTGCCGAAAGGTACGCCGTACAGCTGGGCCAACCGCTTCTGGTACACCGGCTCCTTCATGTGGTGGGCCGGCATCACCTACAGCCGGGCCAACGTGCCGGGCTCGCCCACCGATACCGGCTACAGCATCAAGTTCTTCGAGTAG